In Pseudobacter ginsenosidimutans, the following are encoded in one genomic region:
- a CDS encoding NHLP bacteriocin system secretion protein produces MNIQQASAEELDIHRSPDKVDQAVQLVRPRQKMFISFIFAIIVATIIWSIVSSVPVYVKGKGILINESGISEIKVPFPGKISQLNVKIGQQVEQGEILATVEQLELIFDIKKLETQIRDIRKSLNWLLDNTDLAVRNKSIQQLKATIAGYDRQLRSLNSEAENYEQEKAGLEKDRQTELLRMTDLVNYNHARIFEFRNNLRTYESELQFKKNQLVNQSQIVSPYSGTVIDMAFNNGDIFNEGSTFLVMENQDYDRNELIAQVYVNANEGKKLQPGMTVQIAPSTIPPEEHGYLLGTVSYISKYTLTEAGMNRTLRNSKLVEELSRDGLPMVAEVRLSTDSSTFSKYKWTSGRGPETDVMSGTLIRANIIAEERSPISFIFPSLKHSR; encoded by the coding sequence ATGAACATACAGCAGGCAAGCGCTGAAGAACTGGATATTCACAGATCCCCGGACAAGGTGGACCAGGCTGTGCAACTGGTTCGCCCCCGGCAGAAAATGTTTATCAGTTTTATTTTCGCCATCATCGTAGCTACCATTATCTGGAGCATCGTTTCCAGCGTACCCGTCTATGTAAAAGGCAAAGGCATTCTCATCAATGAATCCGGCATCAGTGAAATAAAAGTCCCCTTCCCCGGGAAGATCAGTCAGCTCAACGTAAAGATCGGTCAGCAGGTAGAGCAGGGCGAGATCCTGGCCACCGTAGAACAACTGGAACTGATCTTCGATATCAAAAAACTCGAAACCCAGATCCGAGACATCCGCAAAAGCCTGAACTGGCTGCTGGATAATACTGACCTGGCAGTGCGTAACAAGTCTATTCAACAGCTGAAAGCAACTATTGCCGGTTACGACAGGCAGCTCAGGTCACTTAACTCTGAAGCAGAAAACTACGAACAGGAAAAGGCAGGGCTTGAAAAGGACCGGCAAACCGAACTGCTGCGAATGACAGACCTCGTCAATTACAACCACGCCCGGATCTTCGAATTCCGGAACAACCTGCGCACTTATGAAAGCGAACTGCAATTCAAAAAGAATCAGCTCGTCAACCAGTCGCAGATCGTCAGTCCCTATAGCGGTACCGTTATCGATATGGCCTTCAACAATGGAGATATTTTCAATGAAGGCAGCACTTTCCTGGTGATGGAGAACCAGGATTATGACCGCAACGAACTGATCGCACAGGTATATGTAAACGCTAATGAAGGCAAGAAGCTGCAACCGGGCATGACAGTACAGATAGCGCCTTCCACCATTCCTCCCGAAGAACACGGTTACCTGTTGGGTACTGTCAGCTATATTTCAAAATACACCCTCACGGAAGCGGGTATGAACCGTACTTTACGCAACAGCAAACTGGTGGAAGAACTCTCCCGCGATGGTCTGCCCATGGTGGCGGAAGTGAGACTGTCTACCGATAGCAGCACCTTCAGTAAATACAAATGGACTTCCGGCCGCGGTCCGGAAACAGATGTTATGAGTGGCACACTGATCCGGGCGAATATCATTGCTGAAGAACGATCGCCCATCTCTTTCATATTTCCTTCATTGAAGCATTCCAGATGA
- a CDS encoding TonB-dependent receptor, translated as MFRIYTILLVCLFWQAAAHGQTHHLTGQVRNSHHAPLKGVALNLLPRGWNTVTDSAGRFSFGPIVNGDYIIIAQFPGYRDQRLQVKIRGRSADTTIVMRQLVTELEEVVVRDNQVQVRKAEESLNLEVVKTDFIHRHLGGSLMKTLERLPGIKTIGIGSGQSKPLIRGLGFNRVVVVENGIKHEGQQWGADHGLELDQFAAGEVELIKGAASFVYGSDAIGGAIDVKPVSLPAEKSIGGSADLVGKSNNHLYGGSVNLYSRSKQWFANARISWQDYADYRVPADTVYVYSYAVGLHKNYLRNTAGRESGLHFSGGYAGDRFRSVFYVSKVFSKSGFFANAHGLEPRRVNAELHDHSSRDILQPRQEVNHFKLINRSSLEAGKHLLELDLGYQRNFRQEFNQYVNHGYMPPLYPDTLGVPSNLEREFDKHVYSFSFRDKITWGKHTITAGLNSEFQDNKISGWSFLVPAFRQFTAGAFLYDKYKLNDRFLLHGAIRFDHGQLKTFGYTDWFSSRINIEGSTVNQHLIRADALRRNFQSWVWSLGMNYNLGSFSAKLNLGKSFRMPIAKELSANGVNYHYFSYEKGDPTLSPEQSYQIDLSLGWEAGKWSVLLSPFYNYFPNYIYLNPTAFHDYDYGAGNQVFQYAQSRVFRYGGELQARFRFVKNLAMEFTGEYLYAEQLSGNKKGYTLPFSPPPSGLINLTWSPQWNGSFRKTYFSLDYRITTEQNKIVPPEKKTPGYNVFNFQAGSRFVVAKQSLQMSLQVQNIFNTKYMNHTSFYRLIELPEQGRNIVLLLKVPFAIK; from the coding sequence ATGTTCAGGATATACACTATACTATTGGTCTGCCTGTTCTGGCAGGCTGCCGCTCATGGCCAAACACATCATCTTACAGGGCAGGTTAGAAACAGCCATCATGCACCGCTGAAGGGTGTTGCGCTGAACCTCTTACCCCGTGGATGGAACACTGTAACAGACTCTGCCGGACGATTTTCATTCGGGCCGATTGTCAATGGCGATTACATCATTATTGCACAGTTCCCTGGTTATCGCGACCAGAGGTTGCAGGTAAAGATCAGGGGCCGGTCTGCCGATACAACTATTGTGATGCGCCAGCTGGTGACTGAACTTGAAGAAGTGGTGGTCCGCGATAACCAGGTACAGGTGAGAAAAGCAGAAGAATCATTGAACCTGGAAGTAGTGAAAACAGATTTTATTCACCGTCATCTGGGTGGAAGCCTGATGAAAACCCTGGAGCGATTACCTGGCATCAAAACCATTGGTATCGGTTCCGGTCAATCGAAACCGTTGATCAGAGGACTTGGATTCAATCGTGTTGTGGTGGTGGAGAATGGCATCAAGCACGAAGGGCAGCAGTGGGGAGCAGACCATGGCCTTGAACTGGACCAGTTTGCAGCCGGTGAAGTGGAATTGATCAAAGGAGCTGCTTCCTTTGTATATGGATCGGATGCCATCGGAGGCGCCATCGATGTAAAACCTGTCTCGCTGCCTGCAGAGAAAAGTATCGGTGGCTCGGCAGACCTTGTGGGCAAATCGAATAACCATCTCTATGGAGGTTCTGTAAATCTGTACAGCAGAAGTAAGCAATGGTTTGCCAATGCCAGGATCAGCTGGCAGGATTATGCTGATTATCGCGTACCTGCCGATACTGTGTACGTATACAGTTATGCAGTTGGACTGCATAAGAACTATTTGAGGAATACAGCGGGGCGTGAATCCGGACTGCATTTTTCCGGCGGATATGCAGGAGATCGTTTCAGGTCCGTGTTCTACGTAAGCAAGGTTTTCAGTAAAAGCGGATTCTTTGCCAATGCACATGGCCTGGAGCCGCGCAGGGTAAATGCAGAACTTCATGATCATTCTTCAAGGGATATCCTGCAACCCAGGCAGGAAGTGAATCATTTCAAACTGATCAACCGCAGCAGCCTCGAAGCAGGCAAGCACCTGCTGGAGCTGGATCTTGGATATCAACGGAATTTCAGACAGGAGTTCAATCAATATGTGAACCACGGCTATATGCCACCGTTATACCCTGATACATTGGGAGTCCCTTCCAACCTTGAACGGGAATTTGACAAGCATGTGTATTCCTTCAGCTTCAGGGATAAGATCACATGGGGAAAACATACAATCACTGCGGGTTTGAATAGTGAGTTCCAGGATAACAAGATCAGTGGCTGGAGTTTCCTGGTGCCAGCATTCAGGCAGTTCACCGCAGGCGCATTCCTCTATGATAAATATAAATTGAATGACAGGTTTCTGTTACACGGTGCCATCCGGTTCGATCACGGCCAGTTGAAAACTTTCGGTTATACTGACTGGTTCTCTTCAAGAATAAATATAGAAGGGAGCACAGTTAACCAGCACCTGATCAGGGCAGATGCTTTAAGGAGAAATTTTCAAAGTTGGGTTTGGTCGCTTGGTATGAATTACAACCTGGGGAGTTTTTCTGCAAAGCTCAACCTGGGCAAGAGTTTCCGGATGCCCATCGCGAAAGAGCTTTCTGCCAATGGTGTGAACTATCATTATTTCAGTTATGAAAAAGGTGATCCAACATTATCTCCGGAACAATCTTACCAGATTGATCTCAGTCTTGGATGGGAAGCCGGTAAATGGTCTGTGTTGCTGAGCCCTTTTTACAACTATTTCCCCAATTATATCTATCTCAATCCTACTGCTTTTCATGATTACGATTATGGAGCGGGCAATCAGGTTTTTCAATATGCTCAAAGCCGTGTATTTCGCTATGGCGGAGAGTTACAGGCCAGGTTCCGGTTTGTGAAGAACCTTGCAATGGAATTCACCGGAGAATATCTTTATGCAGAACAATTATCCGGCAACAAAAAAGGATACACACTCCCTTTTTCCCCGCCGCCTTCAGGCTTGATCAACCTCACATGGTCACCCCAATGGAACGGTTCATTCCGGAAAACTTATTTCTCCCTCGATTATCGCATCACAACGGAGCAAAATAAGATAGTGCCGCCCGAAAAGAAAACACCAGGATACAATGTGTTCAATTTCCAGGCGGGAAGCAGGTTCGTGGTTGCAAAACAATCATTGCAAATGAGCCTGCAGGTGCAAAATATATTCAACACGAAATATATGAACCATACCAGCTTTTACAGGCTGATAGAACTTCCTGAGCAGGGAAGGAATATCGTGCTGTTGCTGAAGGTTCCTTTTGCGATAAAATGA
- a CDS encoding DUF4625 domain-containing protein — translation MKLIKYAGALCLICATVLSGCSKDEKTVDTEYPVIDLSAASSFPKQCSELKRGETFNFKALLKDNAKLGSFSLDIHHNFDHHSHSTEVNSCNMDPVKAPVNPMLYIRSFPIPDGRNSFEADVEIAVPSDIDPGDYHFMILLTDAEGWQTIKGLSIKIK, via the coding sequence ATGAAACTGATAAAATATGCAGGCGCGCTATGCCTGATCTGTGCAACAGTTCTTTCCGGTTGCAGTAAAGATGAGAAAACGGTGGATACCGAATATCCGGTGATAGACTTATCCGCAGCCTCTTCTTTCCCAAAACAATGCAGTGAATTGAAACGTGGTGAGACTTTCAATTTTAAAGCTCTGCTGAAAGACAATGCAAAACTTGGGTCTTTTTCGCTGGATATCCATCACAACTTCGATCACCATTCACACAGTACAGAAGTGAATAGTTGCAACATGGATCCGGTTAAAGCGCCGGTCAATCCCATGTTATACATCAGGTCGTTTCCCATTCCCGATGGCCGGAACAGTTTTGAAGCTGATGTGGAAATAGCAGTTCCTTCTGATATAGATCCCGGTGATTATCATTTCATGATTCTCTTAACTGATGCCGAAGGCTGGCAGACCATAAAAGGATTAAGTATAAAAATCAAATAA
- a CDS encoding DUF4625 domain-containing protein — translation MRQIFNWALSVLLLSVLFTACSKDDEAAVPAPDITGIEIGSDNSKIAYAGSDIHIEAKITAPGNIGSVTVEIHPEAGSGWKFDSVYTTGFAGLKSAEFHKHIDIPAEALTGHYHLHFVVTDQRGQKKEFEVEIEIKNDPTLPSISELDLALEDGGAELHLETDITAPNKIAKVEVEIHGNWEKEFSFTDAAMVGQTNFHFHKHLDISAAPKGHYHVHLKVIDQAGKEKEFEDHFDKP, via the coding sequence ATGAGACAAATTTTCAATTGGGCTCTTTCTGTTCTTTTGCTTTCTGTTTTGTTCACTGCCTGTTCCAAAGATGATGAAGCTGCAGTGCCGGCTCCCGATATCACCGGTATCGAGATCGGATCAGACAACAGCAAAATTGCTTATGCCGGATCTGATATTCATATCGAAGCTAAAATTACTGCTCCGGGAAATATCGGCTCCGTGACTGTTGAGATCCATCCTGAAGCGGGAAGTGGCTGGAAGTTCGATTCGGTATATACCACAGGCTTTGCCGGGCTTAAATCAGCAGAGTTCCATAAACATATCGACATCCCTGCTGAGGCACTTACCGGACATTACCATCTTCACTTTGTTGTTACTGATCAGCGTGGCCAGAAAAAGGAATTCGAGGTCGAAATTGAGATCAAAAATGATCCGACACTGCCATCGATTTCGGAACTGGACCTGGCGCTGGAGGATGGAGGCGCTGAGTTGCACCTGGAAACAGATATAACCGCCCCGAATAAGATCGCTAAAGTTGAAGTGGAGATCCACGGCAACTGGGAAAAGGAATTCTCCTTCACGGATGCGGCCATGGTTGGACAAACAAATTTTCATTTCCATAAGCATTTAGATATAAGCGCCGCTCCGAAGGGACACTATCATGTTCACCTGAAAGTGATAGACCAGGCAGGGAAAGAAAAGGAGTTTGAAGATCATTTTGATAAACCTTAA
- a CDS encoding Fur family transcriptional regulator, which produces MKVTEVAVLQLLKRYKINVTQNRIRVLYAILSMKGVVSASSIHAETYINADRVTIYRTLKVFEKKGLLQLVANTLGKVEFCIKPGIAGIKEIETVYARSVCTACGTQVLLDFPKAANIEGMYGFDPSEILIRGLCRSCKFCG; this is translated from the coding sequence ATGAAAGTAACAGAAGTAGCTGTACTCCAGCTGCTGAAACGGTACAAGATCAATGTCACGCAGAATCGCATCAGGGTCTTGTATGCGATCCTTTCCATGAAAGGCGTTGTTTCGGCCAGCAGCATACATGCTGAAACGTACATCAATGCAGACCGGGTGACCATTTACCGGACGCTGAAAGTTTTTGAGAAGAAAGGACTGTTGCAATTGGTGGCTAACACTCTCGGGAAAGTGGAATTCTGCATTAAACCGGGAATAGCAGGTATAAAGGAGATTGAGACAGTGTATGCCCGGTCTGTCTGTACTGCCTGTGGTACTCAGGTGTTGTTGGATTTTCCGAAAGCGGCAAATATAGAAGGCATGTACGGGTTCGATCCTTCCGAGATACTGATCCGCGGTTTGTGCCGGTCCTGTAAGTTTTGTGGCTGA
- a CDS encoding MerC domain-containing protein, with protein MKISYDHLGIFTSIVCAIHCTVLPLIISSLPFLGIDILESAAIEWGLIAMAFLFGFLSLNHGYRRHHQKKLPALLFCAGFAFLIINQVTDEQILFICIPLAALLIIAAHITNIQRCRQSRKSSARVNGQGKLTIT; from the coding sequence ATGAAAATAAGTTACGATCATCTTGGCATCTTTACTTCCATTGTTTGTGCTATCCATTGCACTGTGCTGCCATTGATCATCAGTAGTCTGCCGTTCCTGGGTATCGATATCCTTGAAAGCGCTGCAATAGAATGGGGGCTTATTGCGATGGCCTTCCTGTTCGGTTTCCTTTCGTTAAACCATGGCTATCGCCGTCATCATCAAAAGAAGCTGCCAGCGTTGTTATTCTGTGCTGGCTTTGCTTTCCTCATTATCAACCAGGTTACAGATGAGCAAATACTTTTCATTTGCATTCCCCTGGCTGCCCTATTGATCATCGCAGCTCACATTACGAATATTCAACGCTGCAGGCAATCGCGTAAGTCCTCCGCACGTGTAAATGGACAAGGCAAATTGACCATCACCTGA